The following nucleotide sequence is from Desulfobacteraceae bacterium.
GGGACCTGCACGTCACCCGGATCATGGACAACACCCTGGAGGAGAACCTGGCCATGATCCGTGAAACGGTGGCCTATCTCAAGTCCCAGGAGCGTGAGGTGATTTACGACGCCGAACATTTTTTCGACGGCTTCAAGGCCAACGCGGCCTATGCCCTGCAAACGGTGACCGCCGCCTGCCACGCCGGCGCGGCCTTTATCGTGCTCTGCGACACCAACGGCGGCAGCCTGCCCTTTGAAATCGAAGCGGCGATCGCCGCCCTTCAGGAGCACCTGGCCCGGCAGGGGCCCGCCTGCGCCGCGGTTCGGCTGGGAATCCACGCCCACAACGACTGCGGGCTGGCGGTGGCCAACAGCATCGCCGCGGTCCGGGCCGGGGCGGTCATGGTTCACGGCACGATCAACGGCTACGGCGAGCGCTGCGGCAACGCCGACCTGACCTCCATCGTGCCGATCCTGTGCACCAAGCTCGAGATCCCCTGCGTGAGCCCTGAAAGCTTAAAAAAAATCCGCAAGCTCTCCCGCTTCGTGAGCGAGACCGCCAACATGACGCCCCTCAACAGCCGCCCTTTCGTGGGCGAAAGCGCCTTCGCCCACAAGGGCGGGATCCACGTCAGCGCCGTCATGAAGTCCCCCTGCGCCTACGAGCACATGGCGCCCGAAAAGGTCGGCAACCACCGGCGGGTGCTGGTTTCGGATCTTTCCGGCAAGAGCAACGTGACCTACAAGGCCCGCGAGCTGGGGCTGGATTTGGGCGCAAACGGCGTTGACAGCCAGAAGATCGTCAACGAGATCAAGCGCCTGGAGCAGGAGGGCTACCAGTTCGACGTGGCCGAGGGCTCCTTCAAGATCCTGCTGGAAAAATTCACCGAGCAGTACACCCCGCTCTTCGAGCTGGAATCCTTCCGGGTGACCATCGAAAAGGACCAGGACCGGCCTTGCAGCGCGCACGCCACCATCAAGATCCGGGTCGGGGACCAGGCGGAGATCACGGCGGCCGAGGGCAGCGGCCCGGTCAGCGCCCTGGACAACGCCCTGCGCAAGGCCCTGGACAAGTTCTACCCCGACCTGGACCACATGCGCCTGGTGGACTTCAAGGTGCGGGTCATCGACGGCCGCGATGGCACCGCCGCGCGGGTGCGGGTCTTCATCCAGTCCCGCGACCAGGACCGGGTCTGGAGCACCATCGGGGTTTCGGAAGACATCATCGAGGCCAGCTGGCACGCGCTGGCCGACAGCTTCCAGTACAAGCTGGCCAAGGAGGCCGAGTACGCCGGCTCCGAGCGGGAGGCGGGGTGAGCGGCGCACCTGCCGCGGTCCATCCGCCTGCCGCCAGACGGCAAAGGAGAATTCCAGTGAACGTGAAGGAAAGGTCAGCCGCCGCAGGACCGCATCACCCCCGGGTCCTGCGGCGCATGCTCCTGGGATGAAACCCCGGTTTGAGAGCGTGTGACCGGACGGTCCGCGGGGCCGCCCGGGTTGGTCCGCCTTGACGGACCCCACCAGATCCAGATTGAAGGAGTTTCATCATGAGCGAACGCGTCTATATTTTCGACACCACCCTGCGCGACGGCGAGCAGTCCCCCGGGGCCAGCATGAACACGGCGGAAAAAATGCGCCTGGCCAACCAGCTGGAAAAGCTCGGGGTCGACATCATCGAGGCCGGTTTTCCGGCAGCCTCCGACGGCGATTTCGAAGCGGTCTCCCAGATCGCCGGCAAACTGCAGCGCACCGAGGTGGCCGGTTTGTGCCGGGCCTCCAAGGCGGATATCGACCAGGCCTGGGCCGCCGTCAAAACGGCGGTCAAGCCCCGGATCCATACCTTCATCGCCACCTCCGACATCCACCTGCAGTACAAGCTCAAGATGAGCCGCGAGGAGGTGGCGGCAGCAGCGGTCGAGGCCGTGCGCTACGCCAAGACCTTCACCCCCAACGTGGAGTTTTCGGCCGAGGACGGCTCCCGCAGCGACCGCGACTATCTCTGCCGGGTATTCGAGGCCGCCATCGCAGCCGGCGCCACCACCGTGAACCTGCCCGATACCGTGGGCTACGCCATCCCGGAGGAATTCGCCGACCTGGTGCGCTACGTCATCGCCCACACCCCCAACATCCACCAGGCGGTCCTGAGCATCCACTGCCACAACGACCTGGGCCTGGCCACGGCCAACACCCTGGCCGCCATCCGGGCCGGCGCACGCCAGGCGGAAGTCACCATCAACGGCATCGGCGAACGCGCCGGCAACACCTCCCTGGAGGAAGTTGTCATGAGCCTGCACACCCGGCCCAACTTCCTGCCCATGGAAACCGGCATCCGCACCGAGCACATCTACCCCACCAGCCGCCTGGTGAGCATGATCACCGGCATCATCGTGCAGCCCAACAAGGCCATCGTGGGAGCAAACGCCTTTTCCCACGAGGCCGGCATTCACCAGGACGGGGTCCTCAAAAACCCCATGACCTACGAGATCATGAAGCCGGAGACCATCGGCCTGAGCACCAACAAGCTGGTGCTCGGCAAGCACTCCGGCCGCCACGCCCTGCGCAGCCACTTGAAAGACCTGGGCTACGACCTCTCCGACGAGGAGTTGCGGATCGTCTTCACCCAGTTCAAGGAGCTTGCCGACAAGAAGAAGCACGTGATGGACGAGGACCTGGAGGCCATCGTAACCGAGGGCATCCTGCGCACCGCCGACATCTTCAAGTTGGAGTACCTCAACGTCAGCGCCGGCACCACGGTCTTGCCCATGGCCAGCGTCAAGCTCGCGGTCAACGGCCGCTCGGTGATGGGTGCGGGCTACGGCAACGGCCCGATCGACGCGACCTTCAACACCATCGCCAAGCTCACCGGAACCTCCTCCGAGCTGCTGCGCTTCACGGTGGGAGCGCTGACCGGCGGCACCGACGCCATGGGCGAGGTGATCGTGCGCCTGCGGGAAAACGGCCTGGTGGCTCTGGGCAAGGGGTCCGATCCCGACATCATCACCGCCAGCGCCAAGGCCTACCTCAACGGTTTGAACCGCCTGGAATACCTTAAGGCCCACCCGCTCAGGGCCGCCCAGGTGCTTTAAACCACGGGAATTTGAAACGATGCGGCCGGGGGAGGCCACCCTCCCCCGACCGCTGTTTCGGCTTTACCCCTCAGCCTCCCCGCTGCAAAACCGAGTTTCAGCTCATCTTCCCCTTGCGGCGGCGGGCGAACAGCCCCATCCCCACCAGCCCGGTTCCCAGCAGCAGCACCGTCGCCGGTTCGGGCACGGGC
It contains:
- the cimA gene encoding citramalate synthase, whose amino-acid sequence is MQPTFIYDTTLRDGTQGENINFSALEKLSIAERLDDFGVHYIEGGWPGSNPRDKQFFEIARRVTFKNARIAAFGATRKPGTPADRDPNLKALLESGCQSVTIFGKSWDLHVTRIMDNTLEENLAMIRETVAYLKSQEREVIYDAEHFFDGFKANAAYALQTVTAACHAGAAFIVLCDTNGGSLPFEIEAAIAALQEHLARQGPACAAVRLGIHAHNDCGLAVANSIAAVRAGAVMVHGTINGYGERCGNADLTSIVPILCTKLEIPCVSPESLKKIRKLSRFVSETANMTPLNSRPFVGESAFAHKGGIHVSAVMKSPCAYEHMAPEKVGNHRRVLVSDLSGKSNVTYKARELGLDLGANGVDSQKIVNEIKRLEQEGYQFDVAEGSFKILLEKFTEQYTPLFELESFRVTIEKDQDRPCSAHATIKIRVGDQAEITAAEGSGPVSALDNALRKALDKFYPDLDHMRLVDFKVRVIDGRDGTAARVRVFIQSRDQDRVWSTIGVSEDIIEASWHALADSFQYKLAKEAEYAGSEREAG
- a CDS encoding 2-isopropylmalate synthase, which produces MSERVYIFDTTLRDGEQSPGASMNTAEKMRLANQLEKLGVDIIEAGFPAASDGDFEAVSQIAGKLQRTEVAGLCRASKADIDQAWAAVKTAVKPRIHTFIATSDIHLQYKLKMSREEVAAAAVEAVRYAKTFTPNVEFSAEDGSRSDRDYLCRVFEAAIAAGATTVNLPDTVGYAIPEEFADLVRYVIAHTPNIHQAVLSIHCHNDLGLATANTLAAIRAGARQAEVTINGIGERAGNTSLEEVVMSLHTRPNFLPMETGIRTEHIYPTSRLVSMITGIIVQPNKAIVGANAFSHEAGIHQDGVLKNPMTYEIMKPETIGLSTNKLVLGKHSGRHALRSHLKDLGYDLSDEELRIVFTQFKELADKKKHVMDEDLEAIVTEGILRTADIFKLEYLNVSAGTTVLPMASVKLAVNGRSVMGAGYGNGPIDATFNTIAKLTGTSSELLRFTVGALTGGTDAMGEVIVRLRENGLVALGKGSDPDIITASAKAYLNGLNRLEYLKAHPLRAAQVL